DNA from Deferribacter autotrophicus:
GGAACTATACAAATTGATAAAACATTTGCTTGGTGAACAAAAATATAAAAGTTTTAGGATATGGTGGTAATATGTATGTGGTAGCTGTGTATGACATTTCAACAATCACATCAGAAGGTCAAAAACGGCTTACTAAAATTATGAAGCTTTTTAGGCAATATCTTCATCATACTCAAAAATCGGTATTTGAAGGGGAATTGAGCGAAGCAAAATTTTTTGCATTGAAAAAGGCTGCTAATAGATTAATAAACCATGAAACGGATTATGTTGTATTTTATAAAATTGCTAACAAAAATAATATAGAAAGGGAAACTGTTGGCATAGATTTTGATCCAACTGACAATTTGATATAAAATGCACTACTGGAGGTTCGAGAATTTTTTGCATGTTGTTTGACAGGTGAATAACTGTAAGTGATAGGTAAATAACAATTTTTTTGTTCTATATATAATGGGTTTTAGTAACCAATTATGGGATATAAAGAAATTTATATTTGACCCTTATTACTTTGGAGACCCTGTTTTAGTAACCAATTATGGGATATAAAGTTGGATTTTGTTTAAATAAAGATGTGAGGAGTGAAGGTTTTAGTAACCAATTATGGGATATAAAGTTGGAAGCCTCAGCACTTTTGATGCCGAAATAAGCAGTTTTAGTAACCAATTATGGGATATAAAGCAACCAACTTGGTTTTGCAGGAAATACTACTAAATCGTTTTAGTAACCAATTATGGGATATAAAGGATGAATGTCCTCTTCCAGACAAAATGAGAGGTGTAGGTTTTAGTAACCAATTATGGGATATAAAGTCAAAATGGCTGACAAAAGGACAAGATTGTGACCTAGTTTTAGTAACCAATTATGGGATATAAAGCAAAACTATCAATCCTAATCTCACAATCAGCCAGTTGTTTTAGTAACCAATTATGGGATATAAAGGTGTGGCTGTTTGCTGCACTGGTGCATGAGTTTCACGTTTTAGTAACCAATTATGGGATATAAAGTGCGGTGGCTTTAGTATAGCTGGCACAAAAGGCAAAGTTTTAGTAACCAATTATGGGATATAAAGGAAGATGCGGAAAACTACAATGTTGATAAAGAGAGCGTTTTAGTAACCAATTATGGGATATAAAGAATATCATAGAATTACTTTTTTCAAATAAGATTGAGGTTTTAGTAACCAATTATGGGATATAAAGTAATCGCACTAATTCGCTTTTCGGTATCATCCACGAGTTTTAGTAACCAATTATGGGATATAAAGCAACTGCTCTTGAGCACTCAAGTTCAAATACCGCAGGTTTTAGTAACCAATTATGGGATATAAAGAATCCTGACCCTGTTTTAAAAAAGCAGGGTAAAGACAGTTTTAGTAACCAATTATGGGATATAAAGCACTCTGCCAGTTGTGCAGGGTGCAGGATGCGATGAGTTTTAGTAACCAATTATGGGATATAAAGCTCGGATATTGTCAATTTTGGCGGCGGCTTTGCAGCGTTTTAGTAACCAATTATGGGAACAGTATAATTCTTAAAACACAACAAGTTAACTAAAACATAAAAATTTAGCCATAATTATAAAATTCAGACTGTCTGTTTTATAATCATTCTATATTAATTTAATTTTTCAATTATATTTGTTATAATAAAAGTGTCTAAGATTTTATTGGAGGTGGTTTATGGATTATCCCCTTTGGCTGGCTAATAGTGACATTTCTGGAGCCTTAGTCATTGCCCTTGTTTCAATATTTCATGTTTTTATTTCGCATTTTGCTGTAGGTATGGGATTATTTTTAGTATTAGCTGAAAAAAAAGCTTTAAAAGAGCAGAATGAAGAGCTAAAAATTTTCGTAAAAAAAACTAGCGCACTTGTTTTACTGATTTCTGCTGTTTTAGGAGCACTGACAGGTGTTGGTATCTGGTTTACTATTGCTTTGGTCTCCCCTGCAGGAACATCTGCCTTAATCCATAATTTCGTTTGGGGATGGGCTGCAGAATGGGTTTTCTTTGTTTTAGAAATAGTTACCATCCTTGTTTACTATTATACCTGGAATAAAGTATCAGATAAATATCATGTTTTATTAGGTTGGCTCTACTTTGTTGGAGCTTATATGAGTCTGGTAATTATTGTAGGGATTATTACTTTCCAACTTACACCTGGCAAATGGATTGAAACTCACAGTTTCTGGGATGGATTTTTAAATCCAACTTATATCCCTTCTATTGTAGGTAGAACGGGAATTGCACTTTTGCTTGCAGGAATCTATGCGATGATAACCCTCTCTTTAATGAAAAATAGTGAAGTGAAAAAAAACGCATCACGATTTTCAGGTTATTTTGTATTGGCAGGTATAATTTTAACTTTTGTAGGTATGACATGGTGGGTATTTGCTATACCTGCTGATATAAGAGAGCAGTTTTTGGGTGGAAACATGACATTAACCAATTTCTTTAAATATTCCGGTTATATAACCGCTATTATGGGATTTTTGACACTATTATTTATGTTTGTTCTGCCACGTTATATAAATATTGCCATAACATTGATTATTTTAATTTTGGGACAAATTAGCTTTGGTTATTACGAATTCACAAGAGAAAGAGCAAGAAAGCCTTTTGTAATTAGAGATTATATGTATTCCAATGGAATTTTGGTTTCTGAAGTAGAAAAACTCAATGAAGAAGGGATTCTATCAAAAGCAAAATGGGCAAATATTGAAAATGAAAAAGATGTTATGAAAATCGGAAGAGCTGTCTTTGTGGCAGAATGCAAAATTTGTCACTCATTAAACGGTTTTAATGCACTCAGACCGAAAATAGAAGGTTTAGAAGCTGAAGACATAGATGCTATGCTTATGGATCTGGATTCCAATCCCCTTATGCCTCCTTTTGTAGGAACAGATGCGGAAAGAGAAGCCCTGGCAAAATATTTAGCTAAAATAGCTCAATAAAGGAGGAGGTTATGAATAGTATTTTAAATTATATACCTGCACCAGATGTATTACCATTGCCAAGTCATCCGTATATTTTTATATTTTTCTTGGTCGTAACCTTATTTATCCATTTTTTATTTATGAATTTAACCTTAGGTGGGAGTGTAATGCTTATCATTGCCAAATATTTTGCAAAAGTTAAAGGAAATAATAATTATAACAGAATAGCTGAAGAAATTGGCTGGCTCAATACTTTCAATATTTCTTTAACAGTAACAACAGGTGTGGCTCCATTATTATTCCTTCAAGTGCTTTACGGCCAATTTTTTTATACAGCTTCAGTGTTGTTGTCTTGGAAATGGCTATTTGTTTTATTGGCAATTATTTTTGCTTATTACTTCTACTATCTTTACAAATTTAAACCGTTATATATCAAATTTACTGGAGGAAAAGGATTTATCTTTATAGTTTTAGCCACAATACTTTTTCTTTATGTAGCTTTAATGCTTGTAACAAACACACTGGTTTCAATGCAACCTGAATTATGGAAAGATATGTATTTAGGAAAAGTATCTGTTTTTTCAGCTAAAACACTTGTATTGAGATTTTTTCATTTCCTTTTTGCAGCCATTGCATTCAGCGGCGCTTTTTATATGCTCTATGCAAGAATAAGAAAAAGCTATGATAAGGAATTATCTGATACGATGTACAATTTAGGAAAATATACCTTTCTAATCCCTACTCTTACCCAACTTATTATTGGAACATGGTTTTTGCTGTCTCATCCGGTAAACTATTATGTCAATATCTTGACAATGGTATTTTTGACCATGGGAATTGTAATGGCGTTTATTCCGGTATTTTTCATTCTTACTAAAAAAGAGAATGAAAAAATGGTTTTTGGATTTACATTTCTATCAGTATTTTTTATGGTTTCGGTTAGAAGGTTCATTGAAATTGGTTACTTCTCAAAATATTTTAACCCATCATATTTAGAAGTTAAACCACAATGGAGTATCTTTATTATTTTTCTAATACTTTTTGTTGCTTTACTGATTACACTCTATTATTTATTTATTAAATTAAAGTATGAGCTTGTCAAAAAATAGGTTATTCTCTTTATGGGGGAATAACCCCCTTTTATTTTTAACTCTATTAAAAAAAATAAATACCTCTTGAGAAATTTTACCTTTTATACTACAATTTATCGAACGTTATTTTTTAATTTTATCAATAAGTTATAAAATCGGAGGAGATTAATGTTTTCTGAAAATATTTTAGAGTTGTTAGGTGAAGAGCCAAAACTTTCTGCAAATGCGTTGACCGTTTTAAGAAAAAGATATTTAAAAAAAGATGAAAAAGGGAATGTAATAGAAACACCCAAAGGGATGTTTCAACGCGTTGCAATGAATATTGCCAAGGCCGATTTAAATTATGATAAAAAAGCAGATTTAGATGCCACTGCAAAAAAGTTTTTCGATGTTATGGTATCTTTGAAATTTTTGCCAAATTCACCTACTTTGATGAATGCAGGAAAAGAACTGCAGCAGCTTTCTGCATGTTTTGTTCTACCTGTGGAAGATTCTTTGGATAAAATTTTTGATGCTGTAAAATATACAGCACTAATTCATAAATCAGGTGGTGGAACAGGTTTTTCATTCTCAAGATTAAGACCTAAGGATGATGTGGTAAAAACAACGAAGGGAGTTTCTAGTGGTCCTGTTTCTTTTATGACGGTTTTTGATTCTGCAACTGAAACAATCAAACAGGGTGGTACAAGACGTGGTGCCAACATGGGTATCTTGAGAGTAGATCACCCAGACATAATGGAGTTTATTTACGCCAAAAAAGATAAAACCAAACTAACAAATTTTAATTTATCTGTGGCCGTAACAGAAAAATTTATGGAAGCTGTTTTAAAAAATGAAGAATATCCTCTTATCAATCCAAAAAGTGGTAAGGTTGTCAAAAAACTGAATGCTAAAGATGTCTTTGATCAAATGGTAAAACTAGCCTGGGAAGGTGGTGACCCTGGGATCATTTTTATAGATAGAATTAACAGGGATAACCCTACTCCAAAAGAAGGTGAAATAGAAAGTACAAATCCATGTGGAGAACAGCCATTATTACCATATGAATCATGTAATTTAGGTTCTATAAATCTAGGTAAGTTTGTAAAAAACAAGAAAATTTTGTGGAACGAATTGAAGGATGTAATACATACTGCTGTACATTTTCTGGACAATGTAATTGATATGAACAACTACCCTATTCCTCAAATTGAAGAAATGACTAAAAAGAACAGAAAAATAGGCTTAGGGATTATGGGTTGGGCAGATATGCTTGCCCTTCTTGAAATACCATACAACAGCGAAGAAGCGATAAGTCTAGCCGAAAAAGTTATGTCTTTTATAAGAGAAGAAGGCAGAAAAGCCTCTATGAAGTTAGCAGAAAAAAGAGGTAGCTTTCCAAACTTTGAAGATAGCATCTATCCTGAAATGGGATTCAAAATGATGAGAAATGCTACAGTTACTACTATAGCTCCAACGGGTACAATCTCCATTATAGCAGGATGTTCATCAGGAATTGAGCCTTATTTTGCCATAGCTTTTTATAGAAATGTTTTGGATAATGATAAATTAGTTGAGGTTAACCCTATTTTTAAAGAAATTGCAAAAAGAGAAGGTTTTTATTCAGATGAATTAATGGAAAAAATTGCAGAACAAGGCCATTTAGAGAACTTAGATGAAGTTCCCGAAAAATGGAAAAAAGTTTTTGTAACAGCTCATGAAACTTCACCCATTTGGCATGTAAAAATGCAAGCAGCTTTTCAAAAATATACTGACAATGCTGTGAGTAAAACAGTTAATTTTCCAAAAGAAGCTACTGTTGAAGATGTAAGAGAGGTATATCTCCTTGCTTATAAATTAGGATGTAAAGGTATAACAATTTATAGAGATGGTAGTAGAGAACAGCAAGTTATAAATATAGGGACAATAGAGAAAAAAGAAGAGCAGGAAACTATAGAAATTAAAGGACAGTTTAAACCTCGTCCAAGGCCTAAGGTACTTGTAGGAAAAACCATTGAAATGATGACCGGTTGTGGCAAACTCTATGTTACAATCAATCAAGATGAAAATGGTGAACCATTTGAAGTGTTCACAAGCATGGGTAAAGCTGGAGGATGTGCGCAGAGTCAATGTGAAGCAATTGGTAGGCTCATATCATTAGTTTTAAGAAGTGGCGGTGAACCAGAAAATATTATAAAACAGTTGAAAGGAATCTCATGTCATATGAGATATGGTTTTGGACCAAATCAGGTGTTAAGTTGTGCAGATGCAGTTGGAAAAGCTATTGAGCAGGCACTAAATATGCCAACTGAAATAAAAGTCATAAAACAAGAAGAAATCACCGTTGATAAATTATTAAAAGAATTTGAAGGAAATACTGAAAAATCAGAAAAAGCTACTCCAAGAAATGGTGCTTGCCCAGAATGTGGTGGAATATTAAATTATGTAGAAGGTTGTGATGTTTGTTATTCCTGTGGTTATTCACATTGTAGTTAATTGCCACTGAAAAAGTGGCAACTAATTGATAATAAGAAAGAATTTTTTAATTTTTAAAACATTATCTCCCAGTTTTTACGTAAATTTTACTAAAAATTGAGGGATAATAGTGGAAACAGGGGGGTCTAAAGGGGCTTTGCCCCTTTAAGCATTTCCTGCAAAGGAAATGAGTTAACTAATTGAGAGCTATTCCTTATTTTGGGGGTTATAAAGGGGGTTACCCCCTTTAAGTAATTCTTACGCAAGCAAGAATACTTCATATATCTACATTGTCGACTTTTTCAGCAGACATTATTTATGAAATAGAAAAGGAGATGGGGAAAGTTCAAGGTTCAACACGTGTAATAATACCGTACGTATTGTAATTTCTGAACAATATAACTTGAGTTGTGCGTGGTCAATATATTATACAAATGCTTTATTACACGTGTTCAAAGTTCAACCCGTGGAATACTAAAGTGCAAATTTTAGCTTACAAGTAATGAACCTTATACTTATATCTCAAAAAACATATGCAAAAACCTTATTCCACGGGTTCAATGTTAAAGTTGAGGCTAAGACTTTCTATGAATAGTGGATAGTGAAGTGTAAATTAATATCACTCACTATCCACTATTTACTGCCTTTTGCCATTTGAGCAAAGTGAACAATTTCAAAGTTATCATTAAATTACATATTGTAAAAATATAAATGTGCAACACCGTTTTTTTATTTAAAGATAAAATCCATTTGGAAGCCATTGACTTCTTTATTAGAATACAGCTTGTAAATTATACTATTTTTATCACAAATTAATTTAATGATATATAATCCTAACCCGCTTCCTTTACTTTTTGTAGAATAAAAAGGCTTCATTACATCTTTTATAATTTCACTTGAAATTCCAGGTCCGTTATCACTATAGGAAAATATCTTTTTACCGTCCTTGATATAAGTAGTTATTGTTATGTGAACATCATTTTTCGCCTCATAACTATTGATAATAAGGTTCCATATTATCTGTCTTAACTCTATATCAGAAATTAAAATCTCAAAGTCATCAATAACATTCAAATTAATCTTCAACTCTTCATATAGATCATATATTTTAAAATAATCCACGAAATCATTAAAAAACTCGCTGATTTTTATTAAATCTTTATTCTTTTTTGCAGGTCTGCTTACATAAAGTAAATTATTAAGAATCATATCAAGTCTGTTAATTTCTCTTTCCACAATATTTATCAATTTATCAGCCTTAAACTGTTTTTTTAATATCTGAATACTCCCTTTTATTGCACCCAGAGGATTTTTGATTTCATGAGCAATGATTGTGGCAAATTGACCTAAATTTGCTAATTTTTGTTTTTTTTGTAACTCTATTTTTAATAACTCTTTCTCAGTTACATCTTGAAAAATTAAAAGTTTACCAACCTTTTTATTTGACTCATCTATAAAATCTTGTAACTTATAACCTATAAATTTGTCATTGTATTTTATAATATTTTCATCTCCTTTCAAAACTAATCCGATATCTTTTAATGTTCTATCTAATAAACTATTCATTTTAAGATTTAAAATTTTTTTACCCGCATCATTACATGAAAGAATATTTCCTGTTTTATCTATGAGCATTATTCCAATCCCTATGTTTTTTACAATCAACTGTTGAATATTTTGTAGGTTTTTTAATTCTTGGACTCTTTTTTGATAGTTATAATTAAGATATGATGACAATGCATATATCAAGATGAAAGCAAATAAATATTGAAACTGATTCGTAAGATAAGTTATATTGATGTTCTCACTTTTTTTAAAAACAATAAATAATATTAGAGTAGCAAATAAAAATTGTATTAAACCAACCAGTCCCCCTTTAAAACCTTTTACAAATGACAAATACCCAACAACAAATGCAAAAAATATAATATAAGGGCTATCTAAAAAATTAGTTCTGTACATTAAATATGTTATTATTATGGTATCGAAAAATGATTGAATATACAGAATAATCGTGTCATGAATGAAAGTGTTTGCAATAAAAATAATTGTTGAAAAAAAACCAATAACTACTGCTAAAAAAATCAATTCATTTATAAGTTCAGTTTTATTAATATTTGTAAGATATATAAATAAAAAAATTAAATAAAAAAAAAGCAATCTGATTAATAAAATTATATTATTAATAATTTTCAAATTAAAAATATTTTTATTTTTAATTGAACCTGAGACACGTAATTTGTTTTGGTATTTCATCCAACCACAGTGCCAAGTTTAAATATTGGCAGATACATTGCAATAATAACAAAACCAACTGCGCCACCCACAAAAATCATTAACATCGGTTCTATCATCTTTGTAAGCCCCTCAACTGCTCTATCAACTTCATCATCATAAAAATCTGCAATTTTCGTAAGCATTTTATCAAGAGCACCAGTTTCTTCTCCAACAGCGATCATTTGAGTTACCATTGGTGGAAATATTCCTGCTTTTTCAAGTGGTTGCACAACAGTTTTACCAGCCTCAATATCACCTCTACTCTTTTTCAGATGTTTTTCTATTACTTTGTTACCACTTGTTTTTGCAACAATATCTAAAGCTTCGAGAATGGCCACACCACTACTTAGTAGAGTACCGAAAGTTCTTGCAAATTTTGAGATCGCCACTTTTTTTATTAAATCACCTATTTTAGGCGTTTTTAACAATAAATTATCCAAAAAATATCTGCCTCTTTCAGATTTTTTATAAACTAGTCTAATTGTAATGAAAGAAGCAATTATTCCTCCAAATATTAAACCACCACCATACCAACTAGACAAAAAATCACTCAAAGCAATCGTAAATTGAGTTAATGCAGGTAATGTCCCACCAAACCCCTCATACATTTCTTTAAACTTTGGAATAATAAATACCATTAACCCCCATACAACAACAACTGCTACAAAAAGAACGATAGAAGGATACATCATAGCTGATTTTACTTTTCTCTTTAATGATATGGCCTTTTCCATATACTGAGATAATCTTTCTAAAATATCATCTAATAAACCACCAGCCTCACCAGCAGCAATCATGTTTATATATAAATCACCAAAAATGTTTCTGTGTTTTTCTAAAGCTTTACTAAAAGATAACCCCTGCTCTATATCCTCTTTAATATCAGTGTATATTTTTCTCAGTTTTTTCTTTGGAGCTTGTGCAGAAATGATATCCAAAGCTCTTACAATGGGAAGTCCAGCATTAATCATTGTGGCAAGCTGCCTAGTTGCAATAACAATATCCATGTCATTAATTCTCTCACCAAAAGATAACTCTATATGTTTCCAATCCATTTTTATTTCATGAACTTCTATTCTTCTTGATTTTAAAGACTGCATAGCTTCAGCTTTATTTTTTGCCTCTATAACCCCAGAAATAGGTTTACCAACACTATCTTTTCCCTTATAAATAAATCTGGCCATTATTTATCCTCCTAAAAAACTAACAAAACATAATTTAATCCAAGATTTCTCACTCATCATTCAAACATTCCTATTAAAACCTACCTCTCTTTCTTAGTCCCCCCTGCTCAATCATATTCCTTACTTCATCTGGATAAACAGCTCGGTTTATAGCATCTTCATATGTAATTAACCCTTTACGATATAACTCATATAATGATTGACTCATTGTAATCATTCCATGTTCTTCTTGACCGGTTTGCATCATCGAATAAACTTGATGAAGTTTATCTTCTCTAATTAAATTTCTTATAGCAGGATTTGGCATAAGAACTTCGCATGCCAAAACCCTACCTTTTCCATCAGCCCTTTGTATAAGCTGCTGACATATAACTCCCTCTAAAACAAATGATAACTGAGCACGTATTTGTGGCTGTTGATGAGGAGGGAATACATCAATAATTCTATTAATAGTTTGAACGGCACTATTTGTATGCAGAGTTCCAAATGTCAAATGTCCAGTCTCTGAAACTGTTAAAGCAGCCTCTATAGTTTCCAAATCTCTCATTTCACCAATAAGTACTACATCAGGATCCTGTCTCAAAATGTATTTTAATGCAGTTATAAATGACTTAGTATCCGCATGCACCTCTCTTTGATTAACAATGGCTTCTTTATGTGGATGCAAATATTCAATAGGATCCTCTATGGTGACAATATGAACTTTTTTCTCAGTGTTTATCTTATCTATCATTGCGGCAAGAGTTGTTGATTTACCACTTCCTGTAGGACCTGTTACTAATACTAATC
Protein-coding regions in this window:
- the cas2 gene encoding CRISPR-associated endonuclease Cas2, which produces MNKNIKVLGYGGNMYVVAVYDISTITSEGQKRLTKIMKLFRQYLHHTQKSVFEGELSEAKFFALKKAANRLINHETDYVVFYKIANKNNIERETVGIDFDPTDNLI
- a CDS encoding cytochrome ubiquinol oxidase subunit I gives rise to the protein MDYPLWLANSDISGALVIALVSIFHVFISHFAVGMGLFLVLAEKKALKEQNEELKIFVKKTSALVLLISAVLGALTGVGIWFTIALVSPAGTSALIHNFVWGWAAEWVFFVLEIVTILVYYYTWNKVSDKYHVLLGWLYFVGAYMSLVIIVGIITFQLTPGKWIETHSFWDGFLNPTYIPSIVGRTGIALLLAGIYAMITLSLMKNSEVKKNASRFSGYFVLAGIILTFVGMTWWVFAIPADIREQFLGGNMTLTNFFKYSGYITAIMGFLTLLFMFVLPRYINIAITLIILILGQISFGYYEFTRERARKPFVIRDYMYSNGILVSEVEKLNEEGILSKAKWANIENEKDVMKIGRAVFVAECKICHSLNGFNALRPKIEGLEAEDIDAMLMDLDSNPLMPPFVGTDAEREALAKYLAKIAQ
- a CDS encoding vitamin B12-dependent ribonucleotide reductase, with protein sequence MFSENILELLGEEPKLSANALTVLRKRYLKKDEKGNVIETPKGMFQRVAMNIAKADLNYDKKADLDATAKKFFDVMVSLKFLPNSPTLMNAGKELQQLSACFVLPVEDSLDKIFDAVKYTALIHKSGGGTGFSFSRLRPKDDVVKTTKGVSSGPVSFMTVFDSATETIKQGGTRRGANMGILRVDHPDIMEFIYAKKDKTKLTNFNLSVAVTEKFMEAVLKNEEYPLINPKSGKVVKKLNAKDVFDQMVKLAWEGGDPGIIFIDRINRDNPTPKEGEIESTNPCGEQPLLPYESCNLGSINLGKFVKNKKILWNELKDVIHTAVHFLDNVIDMNNYPIPQIEEMTKKNRKIGLGIMGWADMLALLEIPYNSEEAISLAEKVMSFIREEGRKASMKLAEKRGSFPNFEDSIYPEMGFKMMRNATVTTIAPTGTISIIAGCSSGIEPYFAIAFYRNVLDNDKLVEVNPIFKEIAKREGFYSDELMEKIAEQGHLENLDEVPEKWKKVFVTAHETSPIWHVKMQAAFQKYTDNAVSKTVNFPKEATVEDVREVYLLAYKLGCKGITIYRDGSREQQVINIGTIEKKEEQETIEIKGQFKPRPRPKVLVGKTIEMMTGCGKLYVTINQDENGEPFEVFTSMGKAGGCAQSQCEAIGRLISLVLRSGGEPENIIKQLKGISCHMRYGFGPNQVLSCADAVGKAIEQALNMPTEIKVIKQEEITVDKLLKEFEGNTEKSEKATPRNGACPECGGILNYVEGCDVCYSCGYSHCS
- a CDS encoding sensor histidine kinase translates to MLFFYLIFLFIYLTNINKTELINELIFLAVVIGFFSTIIFIANTFIHDTIILYIQSFFDTIIITYLMYRTNFLDSPYIIFFAFVVGYLSFVKGFKGGLVGLIQFLFATLILFIVFKKSENINITYLTNQFQYLFAFILIYALSSYLNYNYQKRVQELKNLQNIQQLIVKNIGIGIMLIDKTGNILSCNDAGKKILNLKMNSLLDRTLKDIGLVLKGDENIIKYNDKFIGYKLQDFIDESNKKVGKLLIFQDVTEKELLKIELQKKQKLANLGQFATIIAHEIKNPLGAIKGSIQILKKQFKADKLINIVEREINRLDMILNNLLYVSRPAKKNKDLIKISEFFNDFVDYFKIYDLYEELKINLNVIDDFEILISDIELRQIIWNLIINSYEAKNDVHITITTYIKDGKKIFSYSDNGPGISSEIIKDVMKPFYSTKSKGSGLGLYIIKLICDKNSIIYKLYSNKEVNGFQMDFIFK
- a CDS encoding type II secretion system F family protein, producing MARFIYKGKDSVGKPISGVIEAKNKAEAMQSLKSRRIEVHEIKMDWKHIELSFGERINDMDIVIATRQLATMINAGLPIVRALDIISAQAPKKKLRKIYTDIKEDIEQGLSFSKALEKHRNIFGDLYINMIAAGEAGGLLDDILERLSQYMEKAISLKRKVKSAMMYPSIVLFVAVVVVWGLMVFIIPKFKEMYEGFGGTLPALTQFTIALSDFLSSWYGGGLIFGGIIASFITIRLVYKKSERGRYFLDNLLLKTPKIGDLIKKVAISKFARTFGTLLSSGVAILEALDIVAKTSGNKVIEKHLKKSRGDIEAGKTVVQPLEKAGIFPPMVTQMIAVGEETGALDKMLTKIADFYDDEVDRAVEGLTKMIEPMLMIFVGGAVGFVIIAMYLPIFKLGTVVG
- a CDS encoding type IV pilus twitching motility protein PilT, giving the protein MYSLQELLQKMIELNASDLHLTVGTQPVYRINGELMKIEGEPLTPSMTKQMCYSILTEAQKKRFEQEWELDFSFGIKGVSRFRANVFMQRGAVAAAFRRIPYQVMSFEELGLPSIVKSLCDKPRGLVLVTGPTGSGKSTTLAAMIDKINTEKKVHIVTIEDPIEYLHPHKEAIVNQREVHADTKSFITALKYILRQDPDVVLIGEMRDLETIEAALTVSETGHLTFGTLHTNSAVQTINRIIDVFPPHQQPQIRAQLSFVLEGVICQQLIQRADGKGRVLACEVLMPNPAIRNLIREDKLHQVYSMMQTGQEEHGMITMSQSLYELYRKGLITYEDAINRAVYPDEVRNMIEQGGLRKRGRF